The Lonchura striata isolate bLonStr1 chromosome 16, bLonStr1.mat, whole genome shotgun sequence genome contains the following window.
ACATCTCCATGCTCCCAAACGGGGAATCACTTCAGTGGCTTGATGTAGCAGGAAAACTACCCATCAGGAGTAAAAAAATGCACCAACCCTGAAATATTTATCCCTTTGGGTCAACCAGCAACAGGCAGCTGTCAGTTCTCTTTGAGTGGGGAAGGGGATGGGATGTGAGGAGGACACCCCTGTCAAAgccagcctgcagctgtggtggATGAAAGGCAGTGTCACCCCATCCTTCCCCAGATGTGCCATGGTTGTGTGTGtgcttctgtatttttccaCTGCCAACCTGGCCCTGAGTGCCTGCATAATGGGGAGACATTATAGTACCAGCTGCAGTTTTATTTAGAAGGGAATAATGAATATTTTGTTCCAACAGGCTTTTGAAACAAGCGGCGGCCATCTGCTTAAAAGTTTTGCTCTCAGCCATGTCACGATTCCCCAAAGTTATAATCGAGCACCTCTCTGCCCTGGTCATGCcaagcagatttatttttagGTCTGGCTATTGAACAGGCTCCCAGTTTTTCAAAGACCATTAGAATCCTGCTCTCCCTATTAACAGGCATCCTGGAAGCGGGGATTTGCTTTTGCCTGGAATCAGTAAAACTTCTTGCTGGTGCTAACAAAGCTGAGTCAGATACTAATGAGGGTTCAAGGGCAGACGCTGCCTCAGACAACACTGAGCCTTGAAAAgcacagagctggctgcagagcCAATTCTGatgctcttaaaaaaaacaccacaaaccagcccaaaaaaaacccactgctTCTCTTTTATTAAGTATAAATCCCCAGAGACTCATTTGAAAGCTCCCAAGTACCATTTTCTCtgcctttggacactctctgaCACTTTGGGGAACagtttctgttttctgctgtCAAGCTGTTTGgttgcattgattttttttgtattacaGCAGCAACAGGTCACGGGTGAGACTGAGATCTTTTTTTCCAGGTGACTACACACAACATATACGCAATCTTACCTTCCCCAAAGAGAGATACAGGAGTTCAGAGGGAGAATTTAGCCTGCTCCAGGGTGATGTTTgaaagctgcagagcagctcctaaCCTGATTAATGCATCCTGAGGTGACTGGATTGTGTGCTGGAAATCTGCAGGAAACCAGGTTGCCCCATAGCTACCCAGTCTCTATCCATCTGTGTCATTTTATTGGGATAAATGAATCAGGTGTGTGTAGCTAGATACCAAAAGCAATTTTCCCAGTGAATTCCAGTTTAAACTCTGGTTGCATTGGAAATTACAGCGTTTTCAATAGCATAATTCACAGTGTCTcaattttctctcctctgcagCATGGACAAGGACAGCCAGGATGTTCACCAGGTACTGAATGAGCTCAAGAACAAGTTCCAGGAGATGAGGAAGCTGATCAGCTCCATGCCTGGCATCGGGgtgagcccagagcagcagcagcagcagctgcagaacctGCGGGAGCAGGTCCGGACCAAAAACGAGCTGCTGCAGAAGTACAAGAGCCTTTGCATGTTTGAAATCCCCAAGGAGTAGGAAAGACCCAGCTCCACTCTCCAGGTCTGAGATACCTCctgtccaggctgaacagaaGCTGGGTGGCAGAAGCTGACATTTCTTTCTTTAGGTTTTGTGGTTacagagctgtgcctgtgtgGACCATGGGGGTGTGACACTGGACCAGGACACCGTGTGCTCTCCTGGGACGATGGCAGCAGCACGTTCCCTTGATCAGCTGCAGGACTGTGCACTTACATATCCCATCCCCTGTTTTCTCTTGGGGTGGGGTTCATTCTTTTTTACTTTCAAACAAGCAGGAGACATTTTGCTTTCTCCTCACTAAGGGTCAAAGTACCTGCTGGTGAAAAAGCAggcatttctgaatttttttttttttttacttaaaaatggCCAAACATCAAAAGGGAACATAAGAGGGAAGCATTAACTGTTTGGCCCTGCTCCTGGAAAGAGTCTCTGGTACATTTTCCATTCCCTGTGTGTTGGAATCGGAATGATTGCTTTCAGTTACttctgtatttctctttttaaacaaTTGGTGGTTGTGTCTGAGATGAGTCAAATAAAGATTTATAAATTCCAAATTGCCCCTCTTGTGTTCACTGAGTGGatgtgggcagagcaggggcaggatgTTGGCAGCACTTGGGATTCTGGGCCTAGCTCCAATATTTTTCCCTGTTAAAACAGAGGAAGGGCAAGAATCAAAACAAAGGGCATAAATGATAAAAGCTTTTCGTTATTCCATACTAAAGTCAGGCTCAACAAGGCAGGTAAGTTCCACATCCAGGGGCTTCCCACAGCCACAAACATTTGAGCAGCTGGAACAGGTAATTCTGCCCAGTGGGATGGTTGCAATTCACCTGTAGCTCAGAGATTTTCTCTGTCCCCACTGAGATACTGTACTAGTACTTTCtttgggaaggtgccagtgTGTAAACTCTGAGTAAAGCAGAACACTGAGATAAACAAAGCACAATGTACACATTTTTTATTACTGAAATTGCCTTTCCATCAGCCATTGCCTGTCCCAGCTCAATAAATTCCTGTGTCTCATGCCTGGACGATGTTTTCCATTCTTTTGCCAGTTGCTGTTCCTGTGAAATCAGGCATAGGCAGAGCTGGAAGAAGCAACTTGTTGCCAAAGAAATGTCTGGCACTTAGTTCAGGAACAAGTTAACTCTGTCAACTTGAATCCAAGTTTCAAGTGTATTTGAGAGGGTTTGCTTTaagataattttctttgcaGCCTCATTCCCCCACCGTTGTTTTGTGGCTtcaatatgatttttttttgccattaatATGTACTAAACATAGATTTGTGCTGCTGCATGAGGGGGAAGCGGAGGTTGAAAATGAGCTTTCTTTGAAGAGTGATCCTGTTTCCCTTTCACTTCTAGCAATGATTACTGCAACTTGTTATTGGGAAGAGATTAAAAACCATCAGATGTAAAGGTGACCTTTCGAGCAAAGTACTTCCTTTACTCATATTGCACAGTAAAAACAATATCCCAGCTGGGGTGCCAATGAATCAGTCTGTGTTGACATCATTAAAGTGTGCTTAGTTAATCAGCAAAGAGCATGAAACACAATCAGCTCTTTCTAACGAAGTGATGTCAGTTTGCTGGGTGACTGCGGGCAGTGACATGCCATGCCCGGCGTGTcatggggctggcagtgccgtCACTCGGCGTAGTGGAGTGAGGAAAGAGCGCTGCCTCGGTGACCCCTTGGAGTGAGCAACTCCCTGCCTGGCCCCTCGTTACCCTGTGTGGCAAAACCCCGGTGGCTTGCAGAGGCGGGAACCTTTGCACTGGGAGTCAGAGAAAATGGGGCAACACAGGGCTGGAGTGAGAGGCTGGTTTTGCCACCTCAGTGCTCAGGCCTTTTGTTGAGCAGGCTTTGCTATGGGGTTAGGGAAAGCAAGGAAAGGCAAACCCATAggtgtaatttttaaaaagattttattaatttgtagaaaaaataaaacatcaagTTTCACCCACGGTAGAAAcacttgaagatttttttttttgttcatgtcAATGACAAACAATACCTACATAAAGTgcctattattttattttgtaaaacccttccctctccccCCACCCTCCCCAAATCTTGCAAATCAAACAAGACAAATGTAAACAAGAGTCAGTTTTTTGGTCCATCGGGGCTGTAACTCTGCAATGTCTTTGCAACAGCTTAGGAGTGTCTTCTGCATGTGTTTTGCAGACACAGATGAACACACAACACAGAGCCAGAGTCCGTGCACAGTTTCtcaagttggaaaaaaaaaaaaatttcaagaacCAACCCCAAAGCCCCAGGCAGGTGCTGGCCGGGCCCCTGCTCTCCCTCCTGAAGGCAGTGCCTGAGGCTGGGTGGTTTGGGAGGGAAAGAAACACCAAGGTCTGTGCCCTCCACACTCATCCTCCCACCTGGCTGCCCAGCAGCTCACCCTTTCCCCGTCTCTTTAcccagaggaggaggctgttcCCAGTGAcatcccctcctgccctccaaAGTCTCCCCCTTCGCATCCCTCGCTCCCAAAATGCACCCCCAGGGAGGGACACGATGAAAAGCGGGAGGAGGGAGGCTGGGGGAGAGACGACGCCCTCTCTGCCCGGGCGGGCACCTGCCCAAAGTCAATTCGGAAACGAGCATCTTTCCCccctcctttccttctttccttccttccttctctcccgTGGCGAGCGGGGGCTCCTAGCTGATCACGCAGCGATCCTTCTCCTTGCCGTGCCCGCCGCCGATGGCTTTCTCCCGGATGTACATGAGGTCGCTGTGCACGCTGGGCCGCCGGGCGAAGGGGGCCACGATGCCGTACGCCTCCTCCGTGCCGCCCCGGCCCCCCTCCTTCAGCAGCTTTTTGCCTTTCAGAGCCTTCTTGTGCAGGATGTCGCAGTACTGGACCGAGACCTTGCGGTGCAGGTCGGGGCTCATCTCGCTGGGCAGCTTGGCCATGGCGAAGAGCGCCTGGAACATCTGGTCCAGGCTGCTGTTCCTCTTGGCTGAGATCTCGAAGTAGGCacattttttggggtcccctcccACCAGCTGCTcgatctcccggggctgcaccTCCCGGTAAAAGTCCCGGTCGCCCTTGTTGCCGCAGATGACCAAGGGAACCTCGATGTTCTCCTTGGTTTTGTTCTTCAGGCACGACTTGGTCTCCAGGATTTGCTGCTTCAGGCGCTGCACCTCCTCAAAGGAGTCTCGgttgtccaggctgaacacGAGGATGAACACATCTCCTGGGGACAAAGAGGGAACGTGAGATGgttgcagggatggggacacagagaGACCCACTCCTAAGCCAAATAAAGGCTTGGAGAAAGAAGGACCAGGCAGCACCAAGAAGAGCTGCCCAGCCACTTGAACACACAAAATCGTACCTCCCCTCCTCCCAGGACTgcaaaaacatccccaaactGAGCAGGAATGTGGCAGAGGGACCTCCTGACAAGTACCTGTGAGGATGGAGAGGCGGCGCATGGCTGGGAAGGGGTGGTTGCCCGAGGTGTCCAGGATGTCGAGCTGGTACACCTCACCACGGATGCTGTAGAACTTGCGGTGGAAGTCCTCGATGGTGGGCGTGTATTGCTCCTCGAAGCGGCCGGTGAGGAAGCGCGAGACGATGGCCGTCTTGCCCACCTTGGAGGAGCCCAGGATGACCATGCGGTAGCAGTTCTTGGCGGGGATGCTCAGCTCGGCCTCGCTGGGACACATCTTCTTG
Protein-coding sequences here:
- the MED9 gene encoding mediator of RNA polymerase II transcription subunit 9, giving the protein MASGPAGRAAEEPPPPEPPAEQKPPPLPPAQEEFSFLPLVHDIIKCMDKDSQDVHQVLNELKNKFQEMRKLISSMPGIGVSPEQQQQQLQNLREQVRTKNELLQKYKSLCMFEIPKE
- the RASD1 gene encoding dexamethasone-induced Ras-related protein 1 isoform X2 translates to MKLAAMIKKMCPSEAELSIPAKNCYRMVILGSSKVGKTAIVSRFLTGRFEEQYTPTIEDFHRKFYSIRGEVYQLDILDTSGNHPFPAMRRLSILTANPGDQVVPEEQNQGEHRGSLGHLRQQGRPGLLPGGAAPGDRAAGGRGPQKMCLLRDLSQEEQQPGPDVPGALRHGQAAQRDEPRPAPQGLGPVLRHPAQEGSERQKAAEGGGPGRHGGGVRHRGPLRPAAQRAQRPHVHPGESHRRRARQGEGSLRDQLGAPARHGREGRKERRKGGGKDARFRIDFGQVPARAERASSLPQPPSSRFSSCPSLGVHFGSEGCEGGDFGGQEGMSLGTASSSG
- the RASD1 gene encoding dexamethasone-induced Ras-related protein 1 isoform X1 gives rise to the protein MKLAAMIKKMCPSEAELSIPAKNCYRMVILGSSKVGKTAIVSRFLTGRFEEQYTPTIEDFHRKFYSIRGEVYQLDILDTSGNHPFPAMRRLSILTGDVFILVFSLDNRDSFEEVQRLKQQILETKSCLKNKTKENIEVPLVICGNKGDRDFYREVQPREIEQLVGGDPKKCAYFEISAKRNSSLDQMFQALFAMAKLPSEMSPDLHRKVSVQYCDILHKKALKGKKLLKEGGRGGTEEAYGIVAPFARRPSVHSDLMYIREKAIGGGHGKEKDRCVIS